The following are encoded together in the Salvia hispanica cultivar TCC Black 2014 chromosome 6, UniMelb_Shisp_WGS_1.0, whole genome shotgun sequence genome:
- the LOC125196934 gene encoding exocyst complex component EXO70I-like, which yields MENTARALKIAMEALNEDDEAITKLETACSDLKSILNQSLTIDSAYNKIHQNLQSIQESLTISSKTVAPLQSLSIANKALDTRINRAVSPALSLLSSFTAAESLQRLLLDTASELAPEKSPKKRLAKLIEYVACVDRLDAAIGAIGEESEPAIQKLQEVVEFLSRTKAADLYTTARLRETLATLKALCEAEVDAMRFDGVLDEALLNLQDEYEALLLGIRYRDGEGLGTEMEIEVLEKISQTLAANDCLDICIDMFVKVRYRRAAKALMRLNPDYLKRYTPEEIDEMQWEDLETSISLWMQHLELAVKAVLVSEKRLCHGVLGGLMGGAIWPECFIKIADKIMAVFFRFGEGVARSDKAPQKLFKLLDMFDSLEALKPEFEEVFEGEAGADICARFRELEKLLVHASTRVFWELGLQIEGSQDGLPPPVDGSVPKLVRYAVNYLKNLAIDSYSSPMEKVLRTQQLWKGGTLSDLENDGDLLRDAISNVMEAIQRNIESKKSRYKDKVVAQIFLMNTYWYIYMRTRNTELGKLLGEAYMKKRYRNAAEESAYLYQKLAWGRLVRLLEKESDGGGGEANKLEAFMSGFDEMCEKHICSYNIVYDADLRDQIKEATLRLVLPVYTEFYDSNMPALAVVVEDCRPPELIESSLRKIFEGGGVQIERRRSMSQFDIGDE from the exons ATGGAAAACACTGCGCGCGCACTCAAAATTGCAATGGAGGCCCTCAACGAAGACGACGAAGCAATAACGAAGCTTGAAACCGCATGCTCCGATCTGAAATCCATCCTCAACCAATCTCTCACCATAGATTCGGCCTACAACAAGATCCACCAAAACCTCCAATCCATCCAAGAAAGCCTAACCATCTCATCAAAAACCGTCGCTCCCTTGCAATCTCTCTCCATCGCCAACAAAGCCCTCGACACAAGGATCAACCGCGCCGTCTCCCCCGCCCTCTCCCTCCTCTCCAGCTTCACCGCCGCCGAGTCTCTGCAGCGCCTCCTCCTCGACACGGCCTCGGAGCTAGCCCCGGAGAAGAGCCCGAAGAAGAGGCTGGCGAAACTGATCGAGTACGTGGCCTGCGTAGACCGGCTCGACGCAGCCATTGGCGCGATCGGGGAGGAGAGCGAGCCGGCTATCCAGAAGCTGCAGGAGGTGGTGGAGTTTCTCAGCCGGACCAAGGCGGCTGATCTCTACACCACTGCGCGGCTGAGGGAGACGCTGGCCACGCTCAAGGCGCTGTGCGAGGCGGAAGTGGATGCCATGAGGTTCGATGGAGTGCTTGATGAGGCTTTGCTGAATTTGCAGGATGAGTATGAAGCTTTGCTGCTCGGAATCAGGTATCGCGACGGCGAGGGTTTGGGGACGGAGATGGAGATTGAGGTTTTGGAGAAGATTTCACAGACATTGGCTGCCAATGATTGCTTGGATATATGCATTGATATGTTTGTTAAG GTTCGGTACAGAAGAGCGGCCAAGGCTCTAATGCGACTAAACCCGGACTATCTCAAACGATACACGCCTGAAGAAATAGACGAAATGCAATGGGAGGATCTAGAAACTTCCATATCTCTATGGATGCAGCATTTAGAGCTCGCCGTTAAAGCCGTGCTCGTCTCGGAGAAGCGTCTCTGCCACGGAGTACTCGGTGGCCTCATGGGCGGCGCGATCTGGCCAGAGTGCTTCATCAAGATTGCGGACAAGATCATGGCTGTCTTCTTTCGCTTCGGTGAGGGCGTTGCGAGGAGCGATAAGGCCCCGCAGAAGCTCTTCAAGCTCCTTGACATGTTTGATTCCCTCGAAGCGCTCAAGCCGGAGTTTGAGGAGGTGTTTGAGGGTGAAGCGGGCGCAGATATCTGCGCCCGCTTCAGAGAGCTCGAGAAGCTCCTTGTCCATGCCTCGACGAGGGTGTTTTGGGAGCTGGGGCTGCAGATTGAGGGCAGCCAAGACGGGCTGCCGCCGCCGGTGGATGGGTCGGTGCCGAAGCTTGTTAGGTACGCCGTCAACTACCTCAAGAACCTCGCCATCGACAGTTACAGCTCTCCCATGGAGAAG GTGCTTAGAACACAACAATTGTGGAAAGGCGGGACCCTCTCCGACTTAGAAAACGATGGAGATTTGTTAAGAGATGCGATTTCCAATGTGATGGAGGCGATCCAGAGGAACATCGAGTCAAAGAAATCGAGATATAAGGACAAAGTGGTGGCACAGATATTCCTGATGAACACGTATTGGTACATATACATGAGGACTCGAAACACCGAGCTAGGGAAGCTGTTGGGAGAGGCTTACATGAAGAAGAGGTATAGGAACGCGGCCGAGGAGTCAGCTTACTTGTACCAAAAGCTAGCGTGGGGTCGTCTAGTGAGGTTGCTGGAAAAAGAGAGCGATGGCGGAGGCGGTGAAGCGAACAAGTTGGAGGCGTTTATGAGTGGATTTGATGAGATGTGTGAGAAACACATTTGTAGCTACAACATTGTGTATGATGCGGATTTGAGGGATCAAATTAAGGAGGCTACTTTGAGGCTTGTTTTGCCCGTGTATACGGAGTTTTATGACTCGAATATGCCGGCTTTAGCTGTCGTGGTCGAGGATTGCCGGCCGCCGGAGTTGATTGAGTCGTCGTTGAGGAAGATTTTTGAGGGTGGTGGTGTTCAAATCGAGCGAAGACGGTCAATGTCTCAATTTGATATTGGTGATGAGTGA
- the LOC125197524 gene encoding vacuolar-sorting receptor 1-like isoform X3 translates to MGNPDVDSDNPVLKEEQDAQVSKGSWAEICCNPSQLSKNFGVMGSDAEGLLIVENNSHVMEYRCGIVLGCKSSADPQGFCYVKVARRQSLMHTKCSSIC, encoded by the exons atGGGCAATCCAGATGTTGATTCGGACAATCCAGTTCTGAAGGAAGAGCAGGATGCTCAG GTCAGCAAAGGCAGTTGGGCAGAGATTTGCTGTAATCCAAGTCAACTGTCAAAG AACTTTGGAGTTATGGGATCAGATGCAGAAGGGTTATTAATTGTTGAG AATAATTCACATGTCATGGAGTATAGGTGTGGGATTGTGTTAGGATGCAAGAGCTCTGCTGATCCACAAGGATTTTGCTATGTGAAG GTTGCTAGGAGACAAAGCCTCATGCATACAAAATGCAGCAGCATATGCTGA
- the LOC125197524 gene encoding vacuolar-sorting receptor 1-like isoform X4 has product MGNPDVDSDNPVLKEEQDAQVSKGSWAEICCNPSQLSKNFGVMGSDAEGLLIVENNSHVMEYRCGIVLGCKSSADPQGFCYVKAHREDALLGC; this is encoded by the exons atGGGCAATCCAGATGTTGATTCGGACAATCCAGTTCTGAAGGAAGAGCAGGATGCTCAG GTCAGCAAAGGCAGTTGGGCAGAGATTTGCTGTAATCCAAGTCAACTGTCAAAG AACTTTGGAGTTATGGGATCAGATGCAGAAGGGTTATTAATTGTTGAG AATAATTCACATGTCATGGAGTATAGGTGTGGGATTGTGTTAGGATGCAAGAGCTCTGCTGATCCACAAGGATTTTGCTATGTGAAG GCACACAGAGAAGATGCACTTCTTG GTTGCTAG
- the LOC125197524 gene encoding vacuolar-sorting receptor 1-like isoform X1, producing the protein MGNPDVDSDNPVLKEEQDAQVSKGSWAEICCNPSQLSKNFGVMGSDAEGLLIVENNSHVMEYRCGIVLGCKSSADPQGFCYVKISVRSSSTNLFTWEEMK; encoded by the exons atGGGCAATCCAGATGTTGATTCGGACAATCCAGTTCTGAAGGAAGAGCAGGATGCTCAG GTCAGCAAAGGCAGTTGGGCAGAGATTTGCTGTAATCCAAGTCAACTGTCAAAG AACTTTGGAGTTATGGGATCAGATGCAGAAGGGTTATTAATTGTTGAG AATAATTCACATGTCATGGAGTATAGGTGTGGGATTGTGTTAGGATGCAAGAGCTCTGCTGATCCACAAGGATTTTGCTATGTGAAG ATTTCAGTAAGATCTTCAAGTACTAATTTGTTCACTTGGGAGGAGATGAAGTGA
- the LOC125197524 gene encoding vacuolar-sorting receptor 1-like isoform X2, translating to MGNPDVDSDNPVLKEEQDAQVSKGSWAEICCNPSQLSKNFGVMGSDAEGLLIVENNSHVMEYRCGIVLGCKSSADPQGFCYVKAHREDALLDFSKIFKY from the exons atGGGCAATCCAGATGTTGATTCGGACAATCCAGTTCTGAAGGAAGAGCAGGATGCTCAG GTCAGCAAAGGCAGTTGGGCAGAGATTTGCTGTAATCCAAGTCAACTGTCAAAG AACTTTGGAGTTATGGGATCAGATGCAGAAGGGTTATTAATTGTTGAG AATAATTCACATGTCATGGAGTATAGGTGTGGGATTGTGTTAGGATGCAAGAGCTCTGCTGATCCACAAGGATTTTGCTATGTGAAG GCACACAGAGAAGATGCACTTCTTG ATTTCAGTAAGATCTTCAAGTACTAA
- the LOC125196563 gene encoding uncharacterized protein LOC125196563: MIQTINPYSTARTAEIMSRYRPIAPKPETPSSAADTDSSSSALPNGIRKSPYLSNVWAHLQARPTRTRKRGRTAPFSAASSVKRPRTCLQGLSPPYHLAPAHMHAFPRPLDTAEYVALPLLYCAAAAVPKANAIDLNAAAAEPQPQPQPQDLDLHLHLPEPPASAAVISPRPVRPVGSSIIVESIAEDPRGSSMAKGVEEAVEGEARPAIVSDSSNKVRICNSAYKEMVGQPECCWLDGRRIGGEVSLRFPDAEAGRRAREAAAFTCSVRIEWEGEGKKKMCVNAACSAVKLVCQSQTKDCQFLWRFDTAKSAM, encoded by the coding sequence atgatcCAAACCATCAACCCTTACTCCACCGCCAGAACGGCCGAAATCATGTCCCGCTACCGCCCCATCGCCCCCAAGCCGGAAAccccctcctccgccgccgacaccgactcctcctcctccgccctCCCCAACGGCATCCGCAAATCCCCCTACTTAAGCAACGTCTGGGCCCATCTCCAGGCCCGCCCCACGCGGACGCGCAAGCGCGGCCGCACGGCCCCCTTCTCGGCCGCTTCTTCTGTGAAGCGGCCCAGAACTTGCCTCCAGGGGCTATCCCCCCCTTACCACCTCGCCCCGGCCCACATGCATGCCTTCCCCCGCCCCCTCGACACCGCCGAGTACGTCGCCCTGCCCCTCCTCTACTGCGCTGCGGCCGCCGTCCCAAAGGCCAACGCCATAGATCTCAACGCGGCTGCGGCTGAGCCTCAGCCTCAGCCGCAGCCGCAGGATCTcgacctccacctccacctccccGAGCCGCCGGCATCCGCGGCGGTTATCTCGCCCCGGCCGGTCAGGCCGGTCGGGTCGAGTATAATCGTGGAGAGCATCGCGGAAGATCCGCGAGGCTCGTCCATGGCGAAgggggtggaggaggcggTGGAGGGGGAGGCGAGGCCGGCTATCGTTTCGGACTCGAGCAACAAGGTGAGGATTTGCAATTCGGCGTACAAGGAGATGGTGGGGCAGCCGGAGTGCTGCTGGCTGGATGGACGGAGGATAGGCGGGGAGGTGTCGCTGAGGTTCCCGGACGCGGAGGCGGGGAGGAGGGCGAGGGAGGCGGCGGCGTTTACGTGCTCGGTGAGGATAGAATGGGAGGGagaagggaagaagaagatgtgCGTGAATGCGGCTTGCAGCGCTGTCAAATTGGTGTGCCAAAGCCAAACTAAAGATTGCCAGTTTTTGTGGAGGTTTGATACCGCTAAATCAGCTatgtaa
- the LOC125193756 gene encoding protein SOB FIVE-LIKE 6-like, with the protein MNASTSNYSSGCESGWTTYLDQNSYNSTDFYTRYHHKAAYDDDEDQSMVSDASSGPPPPHYTYTYTAAEDKKKKKKNKRADKQTPCLDDTASSSIHHFSQGNAPPDDDSAAHFQGESVTKKRLGFFKSSTKGKSASVAGRKRQ; encoded by the exons ATGAACGCATCAACCTCCAATTACTCCAGCGGCTGCGAATCCGGCTGGACTACGTATTTGGATCAAAACTCCTACAATTCCACAGATTTCTACACCAGGTACCATCACAAAGCCGCCTACGACGACGACGAGGATCAGTCCATGGTGTCCGACGCCTCGTCGGGGCCTCCGCCGCCGCACTACACCTACACCTACACCGCGGCGGAggataagaagaagaagaagaagaataagagAGCAGACAAGCAGACGCCGTGCCTCGACGACACGGCCAGCTCTTCCATCCACCATTTCTCGCAG GGCAATGCACCTCCCGATGATGATTCCGCCGCGCATTTTCAG GGCGAATCGGTAACGAAGAAGCGTTTGGGTTTCTTCAAATCGTCCACGAAAGGGAAATCAG CAAGTGTGGCGGGGAGAAAGAGGCAGTGA